The following are encoded in a window of Novosphingobium sp. ZN18A2 genomic DNA:
- a CDS encoding glycosyltransferase family 2 protein → MNPDTSQACPPADAGPAVAGPDVSVVIPCYNEEENAAAICAAAIGVLEPLDLSFDIIFIDNDSTDHTVEIVKGLCAADPRVRLIVNSRNFGQMRSPTHAIYEARGRAIIGLCADFQDPPELMPAFIERWQDGADIVLGVREVEKVGYIHGKLRQLSYWLARNFSDYPIVPQATGFGLYAARVVDATRQLSEPEPFFRGMLVETGFKLETITYHRPPRAAGESKNDFFALFDFAMSALAGSSKKLLRVPMYIGAFGLLMSLLMLAGGVVAFFSGRPIAGWLIAAITQFEFALMFGFLGLLGDNLRIVSERTRRTPLVIERERVNFPPEPES, encoded by the coding sequence GTGAATCCAGATACCTCCCAAGCCTGCCCGCCAGCGGATGCAGGACCTGCCGTAGCGGGACCTGACGTGTCGGTCGTCATTCCATGCTATAATGAAGAAGAGAACGCCGCGGCCATCTGCGCAGCGGCAATTGGCGTTCTCGAACCGCTGGACCTGAGTTTCGACATCATTTTCATCGACAATGATTCCACCGATCACACGGTCGAAATCGTGAAGGGGCTTTGCGCCGCCGATCCTAGGGTCCGGTTGATCGTAAACAGTCGCAACTTTGGGCAGATGCGTTCACCTACCCATGCGATTTACGAGGCGCGGGGGCGAGCTATCATCGGTCTTTGTGCCGACTTCCAGGACCCTCCGGAACTGATGCCGGCATTTATCGAACGCTGGCAGGACGGTGCTGATATCGTGCTCGGCGTTCGTGAGGTGGAGAAGGTTGGCTACATTCACGGCAAGTTGCGCCAGTTGTCCTATTGGTTGGCCCGCAACTTCAGCGATTACCCGATCGTGCCGCAGGCCACGGGGTTCGGCCTTTATGCTGCGCGAGTTGTCGACGCGACACGCCAGTTGTCCGAACCCGAACCGTTCTTTCGCGGAATGCTGGTGGAAACAGGCTTCAAGCTGGAAACAATCACATACCATCGCCCACCCCGTGCAGCAGGCGAGTCGAAGAACGATTTCTTCGCGCTGTTCGATTTCGCTATGTCCGCGCTGGCCGGATCGTCCAAGAAATTGCTGCGCGTTCCAATGTACATCGGAGCGTTCGGCCTGTTGATGAGCCTTTTGATGCTGGCAGGGGGCGTTGTGGCGTTCTTTTCCGGGCGCCCGATCGCTGGTTGGCTGATCGCGGCCATCACGCAATTCGAATTTGCCCTGATGTTCGGCTTTCTAGGCTTGCTGGGCGATAACCTGCGGATCGTGTCCGAACGGACCCGACGCACGCCGCTTGTGATAGAACGCGAGCGGGTCAATTTTCCGCCCGAACCGGAAAGCTGA
- a CDS encoding GtrA family protein, protein MKLTGSGRLSAEKVQATFQFVRFCATGGLNTVFGFSVYALLIWIGLIPHAAQLLGRIIGVTFNYFSYNRLVFTGQKMDKRRFLLNYLGNYLFAVVLLWVMLQIVPNAYIAGLCTMTIATLVNFVVLRLFVVRSGSNDAKSDKPYRPHPRDWRWMPEWALLIKDTIHDYAHTAINYAVGFAPFRAIWMVAVGNGLAQEVEQAGCLLVHIPKTGGTSISKELYGRNLQTYTARNWRRRFGDRFDDWTRFAVMRDPTRRFLSAWRFMLRGGSDVMLVSRYEMTRLAPLEPLEAFISRLEAHPELMRLQPVAHFRPQVECVKDRDGNFLVDRLVVIDQDPSMSGELAQWLRLAELPHLNKSDSSAYAIDSALEARIRALYADDFVLYDQILAAGGTLALNDRKPAARRDAQTSSRMQHEPATAG, encoded by the coding sequence ATGAAATTGACAGGTTCCGGGCGGCTCAGCGCCGAAAAGGTCCAGGCAACGTTCCAGTTCGTGCGATTTTGCGCAACGGGCGGCCTGAACACCGTTTTCGGTTTCAGCGTCTACGCGCTTCTGATCTGGATTGGCCTAATACCGCATGCCGCGCAGCTTCTGGGCCGCATCATCGGGGTTACGTTCAACTATTTTTCCTATAACCGCCTGGTATTCACCGGGCAGAAGATGGACAAGCGCCGTTTTCTGTTGAACTATCTTGGAAATTACCTTTTTGCAGTCGTCTTGCTGTGGGTGATGCTACAGATCGTACCCAACGCCTATATTGCCGGGCTTTGCACCATGACGATTGCAACGCTGGTCAATTTTGTGGTTCTGCGATTGTTCGTTGTCCGGTCCGGAAGCAATGACGCCAAATCCGACAAGCCTTACAGGCCGCATCCGCGCGATTGGCGCTGGATGCCGGAATGGGCGTTGCTCATCAAGGACACAATCCACGATTATGCGCATACGGCGATAAATTACGCCGTGGGATTTGCGCCTTTCCGGGCGATCTGGATGGTGGCGGTCGGCAATGGCCTAGCCCAGGAAGTGGAGCAGGCCGGTTGCCTGCTTGTGCACATCCCCAAGACTGGCGGCACTTCCATTTCCAAGGAGTTATACGGCAGAAACCTACAAACCTATACGGCGCGGAACTGGCGCAGGCGTTTCGGCGACCGGTTCGATGACTGGACGCGCTTCGCCGTCATGCGCGATCCCACGCGGCGCTTTCTGTCCGCATGGCGGTTCATGCTGCGCGGTGGATCTGACGTCATGCTGGTTTCCCGCTATGAAATGACACGCCTTGCACCACTGGAGCCGCTTGAAGCTTTTATTTCCCGGCTTGAGGCCCATCCCGAACTGATGCGGCTGCAACCGGTTGCGCACTTCCGGCCCCAAGTCGAATGCGTAAAGGACAGGGACGGGAATTTCCTTGTCGACCGGCTTGTCGTCATTGATCAGGATCCGTCGATGTCGGGCGAGCTTGCCCAATGGCTCAGGCTGGCTGAATTACCCCATCTCAACAAAAGCGACTCTTCCGCCTATGCGATCGACAGCGCACTGGAAGCAAGGATTCGTGCACTCTACGCTGACGACTTCGTGCTTTACGATCAGATTCTGGCGGCGGGCGGAACCCTTGCGCTGAACGATCGCAAGCCCGCCGCACGCAGAGATGCGCAAACCTCCAGTCGCATGCAACACGAGCCGGCCACAGCTGGTTAG
- a CDS encoding glycosyltransferase family 39 protein, giving the protein MSRFSQSAGRWIFLAIIVIAALVRLATVRFGLPALNDPDELMFEMGAAHMLRDATLNPGWFGHPATTTMYVLALIDVGVFAIGWLLGWFAGPAAFVKAIWFDPALVILPGRVMIVICGVLTVALTARLGERLFDRHVGLAAAALLALDPVHVFWSQVVRSDVMASVFLLLCLLSTLTVARSGRWRDTLLASMWLGLAVATKWPFAAAGMSMAGACLQRVSQRSGCGASEAWRFLAFGVAGVAALVIASPFLVLDFQTAFGNVRGEVKTYHLGATGGSPLWNLGWYVSHPLLSAFGLAGLILVSIGIVRAAWNREMLAILGPPVVGFILLLVSQKLVWDRWALPLLPLLSIVAAAGAAWIVDYIGGGRGASAKLATAAVIAIATGGPLLAADLAQGRERLNDTRQQASLWIETHVRPGKTVLVEHFAFDLVSRPYRFLFPAGDAGCLDVVATLEGKIPYSTITKLRHGRSTVDIGNVAPTELASCRADYVVTTQLDRYSAEKARFPAEYGQYRTMLAGAQQVSVFRPEPGVSGGPITRIFKLTRNGVGATSD; this is encoded by the coding sequence ATGAGCCGATTTTCCCAGAGCGCAGGGCGCTGGATTTTCCTTGCGATCATTGTGATCGCTGCACTGGTGCGACTGGCTACCGTGCGTTTCGGCCTTCCCGCGCTGAACGATCCCGACGAACTGATGTTCGAGATGGGGGCAGCGCATATGCTGCGCGACGCGACGCTGAACCCGGGATGGTTCGGCCATCCGGCGACGACCACCATGTATGTTCTCGCCCTTATCGACGTCGGCGTATTTGCCATCGGCTGGCTGCTTGGCTGGTTTGCCGGCCCGGCCGCGTTCGTCAAGGCGATTTGGTTCGATCCCGCGCTGGTTATCCTGCCCGGGCGCGTAATGATCGTGATTTGCGGCGTGCTTACCGTTGCCTTGACGGCCCGCCTGGGCGAACGCCTGTTCGATCGACACGTTGGGCTGGCCGCCGCGGCCCTGCTTGCACTCGATCCGGTGCACGTCTTCTGGTCGCAGGTCGTCCGGTCGGACGTTATGGCAAGCGTGTTCCTGCTCCTGTGCTTACTTTCGACGCTGACGGTTGCCAGAAGCGGACGTTGGCGCGATACCTTACTTGCCAGCATGTGGCTGGGGCTTGCCGTGGCCACGAAGTGGCCCTTCGCCGCAGCGGGAATGTCGATGGCTGGAGCCTGTCTGCAGCGCGTGTCGCAACGGTCGGGCTGCGGGGCAAGCGAGGCGTGGCGTTTTCTTGCGTTCGGCGTTGCCGGCGTGGCCGCGCTTGTAATTGCCTCGCCGTTTCTCGTGCTCGATTTCCAGACCGCGTTCGGCAATGTCAGGGGCGAAGTGAAGACCTATCACCTGGGAGCGACCGGGGGCTCTCCACTTTGGAATCTTGGCTGGTATGTTTCACACCCTCTGCTTTCGGCATTTGGTCTCGCGGGACTTATTTTGGTGTCGATTGGTATCGTCCGCGCCGCATGGAACCGGGAGATGCTCGCGATTCTGGGGCCGCCGGTTGTCGGCTTCATATTGTTGCTGGTTTCCCAGAAACTTGTCTGGGATCGCTGGGCATTGCCGCTCTTGCCGTTGCTCTCGATTGTCGCTGCTGCGGGGGCGGCGTGGATCGTGGATTACATTGGCGGGGGGCGCGGGGCGAGCGCAAAGCTCGCGACTGCAGCGGTAATTGCCATTGCCACGGGCGGCCCACTTCTTGCGGCGGATCTGGCGCAAGGGCGAGAGCGGCTCAACGACACGCGCCAGCAGGCATCACTGTGGATCGAGACTCATGTCCGGCCAGGCAAGACCGTGCTGGTAGAGCATTTTGCGTTCGATCTGGTGTCTCGGCCCTATCGCTTTCTGTTCCCTGCTGGAGACGCCGGCTGCCTTGATGTGGTTGCAACGCTCGAAGGCAAGATCCCGTATTCGACGATAACGAAGTTGCGGCACGGCCGATCCACTGTCGACATAGGCAATGTTGCGCCGACCGAGCTGGCTTCGTGCCGCGCAGACTATGTGGTGACCACGCAACTGGATCGATATTCTGCGGAAAAGGCCCGCTTTCCCGCAGAATACGGGCAATACCGCACGATGCTTGCGGGCGCGCAGCAGGTTTCGGTTTTCCGCCCCGAACCCGGCGTTTCGGGCGGCCCGATAACGCGTATCTTCAAGCTGACGCGCAACGGCGTCGGTGCCACTTCCGATTGA